A window from Azoarcus sp. DD4 encodes these proteins:
- the bamA gene encoding outer membrane protein assembly factor BamA — MNRKLLPGLIMALFAAAPAFAFEPFVVKDIRVEGIQRTEAGTVFNYLPVKVGDTFDEGQAADAIRALFATGFFRDVKIEVENNVLVVLLDERPAISQIDFVGIKEFDKDALKKSLREVGLAESRIFDRALLDKAEQELKRQYLSRGKYSATITTTVTPLERNRVGINFTVDEGDVAKIRQIGIVGAKAFDEDELLERFQLTTPGWLTWYTKNDQYSRQKLSADLENLRSFYLDRGYLDFNIDSTQVSITPDKKDIYITVNVTEGERYTVTGVRFTGDLILPESEYLALATIKPGEIFSRERLTETTKAITDRLGNEGYAFANVNAAPEVDKEKREVAFTVFVDPGRRVYVRRINVGGNTKTRDEVVRRELRQMEGAWYDSAAINRSRTRVDRLGFFDEVNVETPPVPGTTDQVDVNMTVKERATGNLMLGAGFSSSEKVVLSASISQQNLFGSGNAMTLGLNTSSSSRTYALSFTNPYYTVDGVSLGWDLYHRTYDPSESYSVSPYKTVSTGAGLRLGYPIAEDDSINFGLTIDRTKITTYQESSELYRKFCIEYNSACENGETEPTTPSAWNTSPYGVGTVTVNSLTASAGWSRDSRDSYLYPRKGVYQRAHAEVAVPPGKLRYTKLNYQYQHWFPLGRDYALMLNGDVGWAKGYGDKEVPFYKNFYAGGIGSVRGFEQSTLGPKDSDGDAIGGTRKIVGNAEFYFPMPGSGSDRSFRISAFLDAGYVWGEDQKLKFGDLRYSTGLAFAWNSPIGPLKFSLGMPLKKESDDEIQRFQFQLGSIF, encoded by the coding sequence ATGAACCGCAAGCTTCTCCCAGGGCTGATCATGGCCCTTTTCGCCGCTGCGCCGGCGTTCGCGTTCGAACCTTTCGTAGTCAAGGACATCCGGGTCGAAGGCATCCAGCGCACCGAGGCGGGGACGGTGTTCAACTATCTGCCGGTCAAGGTCGGCGACACCTTCGACGAAGGGCAGGCAGCGGACGCGATCCGCGCCCTGTTCGCCACCGGTTTCTTCCGCGACGTGAAGATCGAGGTCGAGAACAACGTTCTCGTCGTGCTCCTCGACGAACGGCCCGCGATCTCGCAGATCGATTTCGTCGGCATCAAGGAATTCGACAAGGACGCGCTCAAGAAGAGCCTGCGTGAAGTCGGCCTGGCCGAGTCGCGCATTTTCGACCGCGCGCTGCTCGACAAGGCCGAACAGGAACTCAAGCGCCAGTATCTGTCGCGCGGCAAGTATTCGGCGACCATCACCACCACCGTGACGCCGCTCGAACGCAACCGCGTCGGCATCAACTTCACGGTGGATGAGGGCGATGTGGCGAAGATCCGCCAGATCGGCATCGTCGGCGCCAAGGCCTTCGACGAGGACGAACTGCTGGAACGCTTTCAGCTGACGACGCCGGGCTGGCTGACCTGGTACACCAAGAACGACCAGTACTCGCGCCAGAAGCTGTCCGCCGACCTCGAGAACCTGCGTTCCTTCTACCTCGACCGTGGCTACCTCGACTTCAACATCGACTCCACCCAGGTGTCGATCACGCCGGACAAGAAGGATATCTACATCACCGTCAACGTCACCGAGGGCGAGCGCTACACCGTCACTGGCGTGCGCTTCACCGGCGACCTGATCCTCCCGGAATCCGAATACCTTGCGCTGGCGACGATCAAGCCGGGCGAGATCTTCTCGCGTGAGCGCCTCACCGAGACCACCAAGGCCATCACCGACCGACTGGGCAACGAAGGCTATGCCTTTGCCAACGTCAATGCCGCGCCGGAAGTCGACAAGGAAAAGCGCGAGGTGGCATTTACCGTGTTTGTTGACCCCGGTCGTCGCGTGTATGTGCGCCGTATCAACGTCGGGGGCAACACCAAAACGCGCGACGAGGTCGTGCGGCGCGAACTGCGTCAGATGGAAGGCGCCTGGTACGACTCGGCTGCGATCAACCGGTCCCGCACCCGTGTCGATCGGCTCGGCTTCTTCGACGAGGTCAATGTCGAGACTCCGCCGGTTCCCGGCACGACCGACCAGGTCGACGTGAACATGACGGTGAAGGAACGCGCGACCGGCAACCTGATGCTGGGCGCCGGTTTCTCGAGCTCGGAAAAGGTCGTGCTGTCGGCCTCGATCTCGCAGCAGAACCTCTTCGGCAGCGGCAACGCGATGACGCTGGGTCTGAACACCAGCAGCTCCAGCCGCACCTACGCACTGTCCTTCACCAATCCGTACTACACGGTCGACGGCGTCAGCCTGGGCTGGGACCTCTACCACCGCACCTATGACCCGTCGGAATCCTACTCGGTGTCGCCCTACAAGACGGTGTCCACCGGTGCGGGCCTGCGCCTCGGCTACCCGATTGCCGAAGACGACAGCATCAATTTCGGCCTGACCATCGATCGCACCAAGATCACGACTTATCAGGAAAGCTCCGAGCTGTACCGGAAGTTCTGTATCGAATACAACAGCGCTTGCGAGAACGGCGAGACTGAACCGACGACCCCCTCGGCCTGGAATACGTCCCCGTACGGCGTCGGCACTGTAACGGTAAACAGCCTTACTGCGAGCGCCGGCTGGTCGCGCGACAGCCGCGACAGCTACCTCTACCCGCGCAAGGGTGTGTATCAGCGCGCCCACGCCGAAGTGGCCGTTCCGCCGGGCAAGCTGCGCTACACCAAGCTCAATTACCAGTACCAGCACTGGTTCCCGCTGGGCCGCGACTATGCGCTGATGCTCAACGGCGACGTTGGCTGGGCCAAGGGTTACGGCGACAAGGAAGTTCCGTTCTACAAGAACTTCTACGCAGGCGGTATCGGCTCGGTGCGCGGCTTCGAACAGAGCACGCTCGGTCCGAAGGACTCCGATGGCGACGCAATCGGCGGCACCCGCAAGATCGTCGGCAACGCCGAGTTCTACTTCCCGATGCCGGGCTCGGGTTCCGACCGCTCGTTCCGGATTTCCGCCTTCCTCGATGCCGGTTACGTGTGGGGTGAGGACCAAAAGCTCAAGTTCGGCGACTTGCGCTACAGTACCGGCCTGGCGTTCGCGTGGAACTCGCCGATCGGCCCGCTGAAATTCAGCCTCGGCATGCCGCTGAAGAAAGAAAGCGACGACGAGATCCAGCGGTTCCAATTCCAGTTGGGTAGCATTTTCTGA
- the rseP gene encoding RIP metalloprotease RseP, which translates to MNLLDYLIPFAFALGLLILIHELGHYLVARWCGVKVLRFSVGFGKPLLVRRAGRDGTEWALGAFPLGGYVKMLDEREGEVAAAERHRAFNRQPVLRRFAIVAAGPLANFLLAIALYWGIFVAGSDELSPRLALTAASTPAAAAGIQDGDLVLAVDDEQVRSWQELRWVLLRHALDNRRVVLQIRTLEDVETLRTLDLTGIPVDDGQTDLIARIGVSPWRPLIPAVFGKVAEDGAAARAGLRSGDEVISIDGEAIDGWSAMVAKVRASAGEVLLFQIRRANEMLELSVRPDEANEQGQRFGRIGVAVAEAASGGVSMFTRVRYGPIEGFAKAVRQTWETSVLSLQMIGRMFTGEVSWKNLSGPVTIADYAGQTAQLGLGHYLKFVALISISLGVLNLLPIPVLDGGHLLYYTIEIIKGGPIPERIMEIGQQIGLVLLALLMAFAFYNDINRLISG; encoded by the coding sequence ATGAACCTGCTTGATTACCTCATACCGTTCGCCTTCGCGCTCGGCCTGCTCATCCTGATCCACGAGCTCGGCCATTATCTGGTTGCGCGCTGGTGTGGCGTCAAGGTGCTGCGTTTCTCCGTCGGCTTCGGCAAACCGCTGCTCGTTCGGCGTGCCGGGCGCGACGGCACCGAGTGGGCCTTGGGCGCCTTTCCACTGGGTGGTTACGTCAAGATGCTCGATGAGCGCGAGGGCGAGGTTGCTGCGGCCGAACGTCATCGCGCCTTCAATCGCCAGCCCGTACTCCGCCGTTTCGCCATCGTCGCGGCGGGCCCGCTGGCTAACTTCCTGCTGGCCATCGCACTTTACTGGGGGATCTTCGTTGCAGGCAGCGACGAACTGAGCCCGCGCCTGGCCTTGACGGCGGCGAGCACGCCGGCCGCGGCAGCCGGCATCCAGGATGGCGATCTCGTGCTGGCAGTGGATGACGAACAGGTGCGGAGCTGGCAGGAGTTGCGCTGGGTACTGTTGCGACACGCGCTCGACAACCGTCGCGTCGTCCTGCAGATCCGGACGCTGGAAGACGTCGAGACCCTGCGTACGCTGGACCTCACCGGCATCCCGGTCGACGACGGTCAGACCGACCTGATCGCGCGCATCGGTGTGTCGCCATGGCGGCCGCTGATTCCGGCAGTATTCGGCAAGGTAGCCGAAGATGGCGCTGCCGCGCGTGCCGGCCTGCGCAGTGGCGACGAAGTGATCTCGATCGACGGTGAAGCCATCGACGGCTGGAGCGCGATGGTCGCCAAGGTGCGCGCTTCGGCAGGCGAAGTGCTGCTCTTCCAGATTCGCCGCGCCAATGAAATGCTCGAGCTGAGCGTGCGCCCGGACGAGGCCAACGAGCAAGGTCAGCGCTTCGGCCGCATCGGAGTGGCCGTTGCCGAAGCGGCAAGCGGCGGCGTGTCGATGTTCACCCGGGTTCGATACGGACCGATCGAAGGCTTTGCCAAGGCCGTCCGCCAGACCTGGGAAACCAGTGTGCTGAGCCTGCAGATGATAGGACGGATGTTTACCGGCGAAGTATCCTGGAAAAACCTCTCCGGCCCGGTGACGATAGCCGATTACGCCGGTCAGACTGCCCAGCTCGGTCTCGGCCATTACCTCAAGTTCGTGGCGCTGATAAGCATCAGCCTGGGCGTCCTGAACCTGCTGCCCATCCCGGTGCTGGATGGCGGGCATTTACTGTATTATACGATCGAGATCATAAAAGGCGGTCCGATTCCGGAACGCATCATGGAGATCGGGCAACAAATCGGTCTCGTCCTGCTCGCACTGCTTATGGCATTTGCGTTCTACAACGACATAAACCGTCTCATTTCCGGCTAA
- the ispC gene encoding 1-deoxy-D-xylulose-5-phosphate reductoisomerase, translating to MSASRIQQITILGATGSIGASTLDVISRHPDRFAVFAVTAHRQTERMAEICVRHSPRYAVMVDAQAARELTLSLKRAGCKTEVLAGTTALDAVASHDDVDAVMAAIVGAAGLNPTLAAAHAGKKILLANKEALVLSGQLFMDAVAACGARLLPIDSEHNAVFQSLPPDYGRQPTACGVRRILLTASGGPFRDTPLDALESVTPEQACAHPNWVMGRKISVDSATMMNKGLEVIEAHWLFGAPASLIEVVVHPQSVIHSMVDYVDGSVVAQLGNPDMRTPIAHALAWPQRIEAGVRPLDLFEIARLTFERPDFTRFPCLALAYEALRLGGSAPAVLNAANEEAVAAFLDGVLGFRRIAEVISATMERTGQLAVDSVDAVLDADRHARRIAREEIHSRRRY from the coding sequence ATGTCTGCCTCCCGTATCCAGCAGATCACCATCCTGGGTGCTACCGGCTCCATCGGCGCCAGCACGCTGGACGTCATCTCCCGCCACCCGGATCGCTTCGCCGTCTTCGCCGTCACGGCCCACCGCCAGACCGAACGTATGGCCGAGATCTGCGTCCGTCATTCACCGCGCTACGCAGTCATGGTCGATGCGCAAGCGGCACGGGAGCTGACGCTCAGTCTCAAGCGCGCGGGTTGCAAGACTGAAGTACTCGCCGGCACCACGGCACTCGACGCCGTTGCATCGCATGACGATGTCGATGCCGTGATGGCGGCCATTGTCGGCGCCGCCGGGCTGAACCCGACGCTCGCAGCCGCGCATGCGGGGAAGAAGATCCTGCTGGCCAACAAGGAAGCGCTCGTTCTTTCCGGACAGCTGTTCATGGATGCAGTGGCGGCGTGCGGTGCTCGCCTGCTTCCGATCGACAGCGAACACAATGCGGTCTTCCAGTCATTGCCGCCTGACTACGGTCGCCAGCCCACCGCCTGCGGCGTACGGCGCATTCTTTTGACCGCGTCCGGCGGGCCGTTTCGCGATACGCCGCTCGATGCACTGGAGTCGGTTACGCCCGAGCAGGCCTGCGCCCATCCAAACTGGGTGATGGGCCGCAAGATCTCCGTCGATTCGGCCACCATGATGAACAAGGGGTTGGAGGTAATCGAGGCGCACTGGCTGTTCGGTGCCCCGGCGTCCTTGATCGAGGTCGTCGTCCATCCGCAGAGCGTGATTCATTCGATGGTCGACTATGTCGACGGCTCAGTCGTCGCCCAGCTCGGCAATCCGGACATGCGCACACCGATCGCACATGCGCTGGCCTGGCCGCAACGGATCGAAGCCGGCGTCCGCCCGCTCGACCTCTTCGAGATCGCGCGCCTCACTTTCGAGCGGCCGGACTTCACACGCTTTCCATGTCTTGCGCTCGCGTACGAGGCCTTGCGCCTGGGCGGTTCGGCCCCTGCAGTCCTAAACGCCGCCAATGAGGAAGCGGTCGCAGCCTTCCTCGACGGCGTCCTCGGTTTTCGCCGTATCGCCGAAGTCATTTCGGCGACAATGGAACGGACGGGGCAACTGGCGGTCGATTCCGTCGATGCCGTGCTCGACGCGGATCGCCACGCCCGCCGGATCGCGCGGGAAGAGATACACAGCCGACGGCGCTACTGA
- a CDS encoding phosphatidate cytidylyltransferase: MLKTRIITALILLFGLLAALFLFPAVLWLAFCAAICGAAAWEWGTLARFQSGLHIAFAVFAGAAALLLGLVAGLGEQGASNPRALAPLYLASAAFWVLAMPWWLARKWQIGSIASGVAVGLIVLLPATLALAHLRQLGPWVLLAALSVAWVADIAAYFAGRAFGRHKLAPNISPGKTWEGAYGAAAGVVLFGILAVHASGLRPLSVTTLLTLIPLLLGLTAISVIGDLFESLLKRQAGVKDSGNILPGHGGILDRIDSLTSTLPLMGLAALWLTR; encoded by the coding sequence ATGCTTAAAACGCGGATCATCACCGCACTCATCCTGCTGTTCGGGCTTCTGGCTGCCCTCTTTCTGTTCCCGGCTGTCCTGTGGCTTGCCTTCTGCGCGGCAATCTGCGGTGCTGCCGCGTGGGAATGGGGCACGCTTGCGCGCTTTCAGTCCGGCCTGCACATCGCCTTTGCCGTGTTTGCCGGAGCGGCGGCGCTACTGCTCGGCCTTGTCGCCGGCCTGGGCGAGCAGGGGGCATCTAACCCCAGAGCCCTCGCACCGCTCTACCTCGCAAGTGCGGCATTCTGGGTGTTGGCGATGCCCTGGTGGCTGGCCCGGAAGTGGCAGATCGGCAGCATAGCCTCCGGTGTCGCGGTCGGCCTTATTGTGCTGCTGCCGGCGACGCTCGCCCTCGCTCACTTGCGGCAGCTCGGCCCGTGGGTACTCCTGGCAGCCTTGTCGGTTGCCTGGGTTGCGGATATTGCAGCCTATTTTGCTGGTCGCGCCTTTGGCCGGCATAAGCTCGCGCCCAACATCAGCCCGGGGAAAACCTGGGAAGGCGCCTACGGTGCCGCCGCTGGCGTCGTGCTGTTCGGCATCCTGGCAGTTCACGCAAGCGGATTGCGCCCCTTGTCCGTCACGACGCTCCTTACCCTTATTCCCTTGCTGCTCGGGCTGACCGCCATCAGCGTCATCGGCGATCTCTTCGAGTCTCTGCTCAAGCGCCAAGCGGGCGTCAAGGACAGCGGCAACATCCTACCCGGACACGGCGGCATACTCGACCGCATCGACAGTCTCACCTCCACGCTACCGTTGATGGGCCTTGCCGCACTCTGGCTCACCCGCTGA
- the uppS gene encoding polyprenyl diphosphate synthase, producing the protein MGTSGFSSSTRGIPEVAEVPRHIAIIMDGNGRWARKRFMPRIAGHTRGVESVRETIRACMDRGVEYLTLFAFSSENWRRPADEVSFLMQLFIKSLRKEANRLHQNGIRLRVVGDLERFEPKLIAAIREAESLTAANTRFTLTIAANYGGRWDIMNAVKRLLQRHPDRAGDFNEDDLAAELSMSYAPEPDLFIRTGGEQRISNFLLWQLAYTELYFTDTLWPDFDAAELAKAIASYQGRERRFGRTSEQLKSKPEAAAPLTDPGTHA; encoded by the coding sequence ATGGGCACTTCAGGCTTCAGCAGTTCGACCCGGGGCATCCCCGAAGTCGCCGAGGTTCCACGCCACATCGCCATCATCATGGACGGCAATGGGCGCTGGGCACGCAAACGCTTCATGCCGCGCATCGCCGGCCATACGCGCGGCGTCGAGTCGGTCCGCGAAACCATACGCGCCTGCATGGATCGCGGCGTCGAGTACCTGACGCTTTTCGCCTTCAGCTCCGAGAACTGGCGCAGGCCCGCCGACGAGGTCTCCTTCCTGATGCAGCTCTTCATCAAGTCGCTGCGCAAGGAAGCCAATCGCTTGCACCAGAACGGTATCCGCCTGCGTGTCGTCGGCGATCTCGAACGATTCGAGCCCAAGCTGATCGCCGCCATCCGGGAGGCAGAAAGCCTGACTGCCGCCAACACCCGCTTCACCCTCACCATCGCGGCCAACTACGGTGGACGCTGGGACATCATGAACGCGGTGAAGCGGCTGTTGCAACGCCACCCGGACAGAGCGGGCGACTTCAACGAGGACGATCTCGCGGCAGAGCTGTCGATGAGCTACGCGCCGGAACCCGACCTGTTCATCCGTACCGGCGGCGAGCAGCGCATCAGCAACTTCCTGCTGTGGCAGCTCGCCTACACCGAACTGTATTTTACCGACACCTTGTGGCCGGATTTCGATGCCGCCGAGCTCGCCAAGGCGATCGCGTCCTATCAGGGCAGGGAGCGTCGCTTCGGCCGGACGAGCGAACAACTGAAGAGCAAACCGGAAGCAGCGGCTCCGCTTACCGATCCGGGCACCCATGCTTAA
- the frr gene encoding ribosome recycling factor codes for MISELKKATEQKMQKSLEALKTDLAKIRTGRAHTGLLDHVQVEYYGSMVPINQVANITLIDARTIGVQTWEKPMLGKVERAIRDSDLGLNPANMGEIIRVPMPPLTEERRRDLTKVVRQEGETAKVAVRNLRRDANQHLKDAVKDKTISEDDERRTQEDIQKLTDKYVAEIDKQLAQKEQELMQI; via the coding sequence ATGATTTCCGAACTCAAGAAGGCGACCGAGCAGAAGATGCAGAAGTCGCTCGAGGCGCTCAAGACCGACCTCGCCAAGATTCGTACCGGTCGCGCCCATACCGGCCTGCTCGACCATGTACAGGTCGAGTACTACGGTTCCATGGTGCCGATCAATCAGGTTGCCAACATCACCCTGATCGATGCCCGCACGATCGGCGTCCAGACCTGGGAAAAGCCGATGCTCGGCAAGGTCGAGCGGGCCATCCGCGACAGCGATCTTGGTCTGAACCCGGCCAACATGGGCGAAATCATCCGCGTGCCGATGCCACCGCTCACCGAAGAGCGACGTCGCGACCTGACCAAAGTCGTGCGCCAGGAAGGCGAAACGGCCAAGGTTGCAGTGCGCAACCTCCGTCGGGATGCCAATCAGCACCTCAAGGATGCCGTCAAGGACAAGACGATCTCCGAGGACGACGAGCGTCGCACCCAGGAAGACATCCAGAAGCTCACCGACAAGTACGTGGCCGAGATCGACAAGCAGCTCGCGCAGAAAGAGCAGGAACTGATGCAGATCTGA
- the pyrH gene encoding UMP kinase: MGDDAYGINEDVVSRIVSEIAEVSRLGVQVGVVIGGGNIFRGMKGAASGMDRATADYMGMLATVMNAMALADTMRRCGVEARVQSALRIDQVVEPYIRGRAIRHLEEGRVVIFAAGTGNPFFTTDTAAALRGSEIGAQIVLKATKVDGVYTADPKKDPTAQRYHRISFDEAIGRNLAVLDATAFALCRDQKLPINVFSIFKPGALKRVVMGEDEGTLVHS, translated from the coding sequence ATGGGCGACGACGCCTACGGCATCAACGAGGATGTGGTCAGCCGCATCGTCTCGGAGATAGCCGAAGTCAGTCGCCTGGGCGTCCAGGTCGGCGTGGTGATCGGCGGCGGTAACATTTTCCGCGGCATGAAGGGGGCTGCCTCCGGCATGGACCGTGCCACCGCCGACTACATGGGCATGCTCGCCACCGTGATGAACGCGATGGCACTAGCCGACACCATGCGACGCTGCGGCGTCGAGGCCCGAGTCCAGTCGGCGCTGCGCATCGACCAGGTCGTCGAACCCTATATCCGCGGTCGCGCCATCCGCCATCTCGAAGAGGGCAGGGTGGTGATCTTTGCTGCCGGCACGGGCAATCCGTTCTTTACCACCGACACAGCCGCGGCGCTGCGGGGTTCCGAGATCGGTGCCCAGATCGTGCTCAAGGCCACCAAGGTCGATGGCGTCTACACCGCGGATCCGAAGAAGGATCCGACAGCCCAACGCTACCACCGCATCAGCTTCGACGAGGCGATCGGCCGAAATCTCGCAGTCCTCGATGCGACCGCCTTCGCGCTGTGCCGTGACCAGAAACTGCCGATCAACGTGTTCTCGATCTTCAAGCCGGGCGCGCTCAAGCGTGTCGTGATGGGTGAAGACGAAGGCACGCTGGTTCATTCCTGA
- the tsf gene encoding translation elongation factor Ts — MAEITASMVKELREKTDAPMMECKKALTEAGGDMAKAEEVLRIKLGNKASKAAARVTAEGIVGISVSADGKLAAMVELNCETDFVAKNDDFIALAASLAGLVATKNPADVAALSALELEGQTVEAFRTALVGKIGENITIRRFSRIEAKGQVASYVHAGAKIGVLVDLVGGDEQLAKDLAMHIAASKPKSLDASGVSAELIDSERRIAIEKAREAGKPEAMLEKIAEGTVQKFLKEVTLLGQPFVKDDKQTVEALLKARGASVASFVLYVVGEGIEKKVTDFAAEVAEQAAAAAKK; from the coding sequence ATGGCGGAAATCACCGCAAGCATGGTCAAGGAACTGCGCGAGAAGACCGACGCGCCGATGATGGAATGCAAGAAGGCACTGACCGAAGCCGGCGGCGACATGGCCAAGGCCGAAGAAGTGCTGCGCATCAAGCTCGGCAACAAGGCCTCCAAGGCCGCCGCGCGCGTCACTGCCGAAGGCATCGTCGGCATTTCCGTGTCGGCTGACGGCAAGCTGGCTGCAATGGTCGAGCTGAACTGTGAAACCGACTTCGTCGCCAAGAACGACGATTTCATCGCGCTCGCCGCCTCGCTCGCCGGCCTCGTCGCCACCAAGAACCCGGCCGACGTCGCAGCGCTCTCCGCGCTCGAACTCGAAGGCCAGACCGTCGAAGCCTTCCGCACCGCGCTGGTCGGCAAGATTGGCGAGAACATCACCATTCGCCGCTTCAGCCGCATTGAAGCCAAGGGTCAGGTCGCCAGCTATGTTCACGCCGGAGCCAAGATCGGCGTGCTGGTCGACCTCGTCGGCGGTGACGAGCAACTGGCCAAGGATCTGGCCATGCACATCGCCGCGTCGAAGCCGAAGTCGCTCGACGCATCGGGCGTGTCCGCCGAACTGATCGACTCCGAACGCCGCATCGCGATCGAGAAGGCCCGCGAAGCCGGCAAGCCGGAAGCCATGCTCGAGAAGATCGCAGAAGGCACCGTGCAGAAGTTCCTGAAGGAAGTGACCCTGCTCGGCCAGCCCTTCGTCAAGGACGACAAGCAGACCGTCGAAGCCCTGCTGAAGGCCCGTGGCGCATCGGTGGCCTCCTTCGTTCTGTACGTTGTCGGCGAAGGCATCGAGAAGAAGGTTACCGACTTCGCCGCCGAAGTGGCCGAACAGGCTGCCGCTGCGGCCAAGAAGTAA
- the rpsB gene encoding 30S ribosomal protein S2 — protein sequence MTVTMRQMLEAGVHFGHQTRFWNPRMAPYIFGQRNKIHIVNLEKTMVKYTEAMNFVRKLAANRGTILFVSTKRQAREILAEEARRAGMPYVDERWLGGMLTNFKTVKQSIKRLKEVEAMIEDGSIERLSKREALTVTRELEKLQKSIGGIKEMGGLPDAIFIIDVGYHKIAVTEAQKLGIPVVGVVDTNHSPDGIDYIIPGNDDSSRAIRLYARGVADAVLEGRSQVLQEIVAAGGDEFVEVEEGSQEQQG from the coding sequence ATGACTGTCACGATGCGTCAGATGCTCGAAGCGGGCGTCCACTTCGGCCACCAGACCCGTTTCTGGAATCCGCGCATGGCCCCTTACATCTTCGGCCAGCGCAACAAGATCCACATCGTCAACCTCGAAAAGACGATGGTGAAGTACACCGAAGCGATGAACTTCGTGCGCAAGCTGGCGGCCAACCGCGGCACGATCCTCTTCGTTTCCACCAAGCGTCAGGCTCGCGAAATCCTCGCCGAAGAAGCCCGCCGCGCCGGCATGCCCTATGTTGACGAGCGCTGGCTCGGCGGCATGCTGACCAACTTCAAGACCGTCAAGCAGTCGATCAAGCGCCTGAAGGAAGTCGAGGCCATGATCGAAGACGGCTCCATCGAGCGTCTGTCCAAGCGCGAAGCGCTGACCGTGACCCGCGAACTCGAAAAGCTGCAGAAGAGCATCGGCGGCATCAAGGAGATGGGCGGCCTGCCCGACGCCATCTTCATCATCGACGTCGGCTACCACAAGATCGCCGTGACCGAAGCCCAGAAGCTGGGCATTCCGGTCGTCGGCGTGGTCGATACCAACCACTCGCCGGACGGCATCGACTACATCATCCCGGGCAACGACGACTCCTCCCGCGCCATCCGTCTGTACGCCCGTGGCGTGGCCGACGCCGTGCTGGAAGGCCGCAGCCAGGTGCTGCAGGAAATCGTCGCCGCCGGCGGTGACGAATTCGTCGAAGTCGAGGAAGGCAGCCAGGAACAGCAAGGCTGA
- the map gene encoding type I methionyl aminopeptidase, producing MSITLKTQEEIEQMRVACRLAAEVLDHVEPFVKPGVTTAELDRICHEYMVNVQRTVPAPLNYAPPGYTPYPKSICTSVNHQVCHGIPSDKALKKGDIVNLDITVITPEGFHGDTSRMFIVGGEGSILAKRLCHVTFECLWLGIAAVRPGARLGDIGSVIQKHAEGNGFSVVREFCGHGIGRKFHEEPQVLHYGKAGTGVELQPGMIFTIEPMINAGKAAISELPDGWTIVTKDRSLSAQWEHTIVVTETGVEVLTLSEKCPPPPSLVAAAFA from the coding sequence ATGAGCATTACCCTCAAGACCCAAGAAGAAATAGAACAGATGCGCGTGGCCTGCCGACTGGCAGCGGAAGTGCTCGACCACGTCGAGCCTTTCGTGAAACCCGGCGTGACCACAGCCGAACTCGACCGTATTTGCCATGAGTACATGGTGAACGTGCAGCGTACCGTGCCGGCGCCGCTCAACTACGCCCCGCCGGGCTACACGCCCTACCCCAAGTCGATCTGCACCTCGGTGAACCACCAAGTCTGTCATGGCATTCCGAGCGACAAGGCGTTGAAGAAGGGCGATATCGTCAATCTCGACATCACGGTCATCACGCCCGAAGGCTTTCACGGCGATACCAGCCGGATGTTCATCGTCGGCGGCGAAGGCAGCATCCTGGCCAAGCGCCTGTGTCACGTCACGTTCGAATGCCTCTGGCTGGGCATCGCGGCGGTACGGCCGGGCGCGCGCCTCGGCGATATCGGCAGCGTCATCCAGAAGCATGCAGAGGGCAATGGCTTCTCGGTGGTGCGCGAATTCTGCGGGCATGGCATCGGGCGCAAGTTCCACGAAGAGCCGCAGGTACTCCATTACGGCAAGGCCGGCACCGGCGTCGAACTGCAGCCAGGCATGATCTTTACGATCGAGCCCATGATCAACGCCGGCAAGGCGGCGATCTCGGAGCTGCCCGACGGCTGGACCATCGTCACCAAGGACCGCAGCCTGTCGGCGCAGTGGGAGCACACCATCGTCGTGACCGAGACCGGTGTCGAGGTGCTGACCCTGTCGGAGAAGTGCCCACCGCCGCCGTCACTGGTCGCTGCAGCCTTTGCCTGA